One part of the Streptomyces lienomycini genome encodes these proteins:
- a CDS encoding DUF6113 family protein — MSRRDEPATSALAQPLSAPSLGRAALYLGLFVLGAVVGVAGALVQPAWFPGGLLLALAAEAGLCVGAGRAAGRRGGAVAPAAGWALAVVLLTTSRPEGDFLFAAGSGSYLFLLGGIAVAVICATLAPVRQPDGGSARLRK; from the coding sequence GTGAGCAGGCGCGACGAACCGGCCACCTCCGCGTTGGCCCAGCCGCTGAGCGCGCCCTCCCTCGGCCGGGCCGCGCTCTACCTGGGGCTCTTCGTACTCGGCGCCGTCGTCGGGGTGGCGGGTGCGCTGGTGCAGCCCGCCTGGTTCCCGGGCGGACTCCTGCTCGCGCTGGCCGCCGAGGCCGGGCTGTGCGTCGGCGCGGGCCGGGCCGCGGGGCGCCGGGGAGGCGCCGTCGCGCCCGCCGCGGGCTGGGCACTCGCCGTGGTGCTGCTCACCACCAGCCGACCGGAGGGCGACTTCCTCTTCGCCGCCGGCAGCGGCTCCTACCTCTTCCTGCTCGGCGGGATCGCCGTCGCTGTGATCTGCGCCACCCTGGCGCCGGTGCGGCAACCGGACGGCGGCTCCGCCCGACTTCGCAAGTGA
- a CDS encoding DUF397 domain-containing protein, whose product MSRKPSSGGASDLAWFKSSYSSGSEGDSCVEIATETATVHVRDSKNLNGPRLAFAPATWADFLPYAAQD is encoded by the coding sequence ATGAGCCGTAAGCCCTCGTCCGGAGGCGCCTCCGACCTGGCCTGGTTCAAGAGCAGCTACAGCAGCGGCAGTGAAGGCGACTCCTGCGTCGAGATCGCCACCGAAACCGCCACCGTGCACGTGCGCGACTCCAAGAACCTCAACGGTCCCCGGCTCGCCTTCGCCCCCGCCACGTGGGCCGACTTCCTGCCCTACGCAGCCCAGGACTGA
- a CDS encoding ATP-binding protein — translation MLLSSTPRGARLARLLTVDTLRSWGLPHEGASHVVAELAANAATHGRLPGRSFRLTLYVIGTALRIEVTDTRGDRLPAPQVPQAEGESGRGLLLVEALADRWGVTGERFPRKTVWAELDLSAPEPGTSRSGVLGD, via the coding sequence ATGCTGCTGTCGTCCACCCCGCGCGGTGCCCGCCTGGCCCGCCTGCTCACCGTGGACACGCTCCGGAGCTGGGGGCTGCCGCACGAGGGGGCGAGTCACGTCGTCGCGGAACTGGCCGCCAACGCGGCCACCCACGGACGCCTCCCCGGCCGCAGCTTCCGGCTCACGCTCTACGTGATCGGCACGGCACTCCGTATCGAGGTCACGGACACGCGCGGTGACCGGTTGCCCGCTCCGCAAGTACCCCAGGCGGAAGGTGAGTCGGGGAGGGGGCTGCTGCTCGTCGAGGCTCTGGCGGACCGTTGGGGCGTGACCGGGGAGCGGTTCCCGCGCAAGACCGTCTGGGCGGAGCTGGACCTTTCGGCGCCGGAACCCGGGACCTCGCGCTCCGGTGTCCTCGGCGACTGA
- a CDS encoding helix-turn-helix domain-containing protein, with amino-acid sequence MSVSDEAVRTGAESDRTDEPGWEVDPDDDWALAVVATVGRQLRLRREAAGLRVGDFAVAAGYGADLVYKIETGKRIPRPEYLDKADEVLNAGGLIAAMREDVKKVRYPKKVRDLAQLEARAVELQLYDPLHVHGLLQTSEYARALLSMRRPTYSAEEVERFIAARIARKTIFERDPVPDLSFVLEEWTLRRPLGGRSVLRGQLEHLLETAQLCNVELQVMPLERFEHAGVDGGIEVLKFEDGSAVGRSPAVANGRPVSEPRQLRILELRYGIIRAQALTPRESTAFIEQLLGET; translated from the coding sequence ATGTCGGTGAGCGATGAGGCGGTGCGGACCGGGGCGGAGTCCGACCGGACGGACGAGCCGGGCTGGGAGGTCGACCCGGACGACGACTGGGCCCTGGCCGTGGTGGCCACGGTGGGACGGCAGTTGAGGCTCCGCCGGGAGGCAGCCGGCCTGCGGGTCGGTGACTTCGCCGTGGCCGCCGGGTACGGGGCGGATCTGGTGTACAAGATCGAGACGGGGAAGCGCATCCCCAGGCCCGAGTACCTGGACAAGGCGGACGAGGTCCTGAACGCCGGGGGTCTCATCGCGGCGATGCGGGAGGACGTCAAGAAGGTCCGGTATCCGAAGAAGGTTCGGGATCTCGCACAGTTGGAGGCACGGGCGGTTGAGCTTCAGCTCTACGATCCCCTGCACGTCCACGGCCTGTTGCAGACCTCGGAGTACGCGCGTGCACTCCTGTCCATGCGGCGCCCGACCTACTCTGCGGAGGAAGTGGAGCGCTTCATCGCGGCACGCATCGCCCGCAAGACGATCTTCGAGCGAGATCCGGTACCCGACCTCAGCTTCGTCCTGGAGGAGTGGACCCTTCGCCGTCCACTGGGCGGGAGGAGCGTCCTGCGCGGCCAGCTTGAACACCTGCTCGAAACGGCGCAGTTGTGTAACGTCGAGCTTCAAGTAATGCCTCTGGAGCGCTTCGAACACGCGGGAGTGGACGGCGGCATCGAGGTGCTCAAGTTCGAGGACGGTTCGGCGGTCGGACGCTCGCCAGCAGTGGCCAACGGCCGACCGGTTTCCGAACCACGACAACTCCGTATCCTGGAACTTCGGTATGGCATCATCCGAGCGCAGGCGCTCACGCCACGTGAGTCGACTGCCTTCATCGAACAACTGCTGGGGGAGACATGA
- a CDS encoding helix-turn-helix domain-containing protein — protein sequence MGTKNPSVPPHAQSRPAGNKHPHTHRHRIGGGIVHDNTRHATRFTVIGNHLAQHRELSLLAIGLGTHLQSLPKGAPADIKTLTGRFPEGATRIAAALRELETHGYLRRERHRTPSGRIVTRTVSCNQPAATPGRPEEAAETQPEPRRPRQPVEQGRAVPEAPVRRPRQALPAVPRPAYSGPGILQAATDLLASLRRHDPGLLLSACDTAHLAPGVAAWLERDVTPAAVRRALTADLPTEGVRRPAALLAHRLTVQLPPPAPYRAPAAAPSSPVRHPMQNCDACDRGFRAPHPGRCRDCRTTHPEAA from the coding sequence ATGGGTACCAAGAACCCTAGCGTGCCGCCGCACGCCCAGTCCCGCCCTGCGGGCAACAAGCACCCCCACACGCACCGGCACCGCATTGGTGGCGGGATCGTCCACGACAACACCCGCCACGCCACCCGCTTCACGGTGATCGGCAACCACCTGGCCCAGCACCGGGAGCTGTCGCTCCTCGCCATCGGGCTCGGCACGCATCTCCAGTCGTTGCCCAAGGGCGCCCCCGCCGACATCAAGACGCTCACCGGCCGGTTCCCCGAGGGCGCCACCCGGATCGCCGCCGCCCTGCGCGAACTGGAGACGCACGGCTACCTGCGCCGCGAACGCCACCGCACTCCCTCCGGCCGCATCGTCACCCGCACGGTCTCCTGCAACCAGCCCGCCGCCACCCCCGGCCGCCCCGAGGAGGCCGCCGAGACCCAACCGGAGCCCCGGCGTCCCCGGCAGCCAGTCGAGCAGGGCAGGGCGGTGCCCGAAGCGCCCGTGCGGCGCCCGCGCCAGGCACTCCCCGCCGTCCCACGTCCGGCGTACTCCGGCCCGGGGATCCTCCAGGCCGCCACCGACCTCCTCGCGAGCCTGCGCCGCCACGACCCGGGCCTGCTCCTCTCCGCCTGCGACACGGCCCACCTGGCTCCCGGCGTCGCCGCGTGGCTGGAGCGCGACGTCACCCCCGCCGCCGTACGCCGCGCCCTGACCGCCGACCTGCCCACCGAGGGCGTACGACGACCCGCCGCCCTCCTGGCCCACCGGCTCACCGTCCAGCTCCCGCCCCCGGCCCCCTACCGGGCTCCGGCCGCCGCCCCTTCGTCGCCGGTACGCCACCCGATGCAGAACTGCGACGCCTGCGACCGCGGATTCCGCGCGCCCCACCCCGGCCGCTGCCGTGACTGCCGGACCACCCACCCGGAGGCCGCCTAG
- a CDS encoding DUF3592 domain-containing protein has translation MSNVMGALLCGLAGALLLWAGLHDAARVRRLRHHGVRTVGMVVDNVRVRDSDSGPTWAPIIAFADQHGYRVEFTPSMRGSGMGLATGREVTVVYLPHDPQTARVFTRRHMTGPVVFVLAGALVFLGIGAAIAVTG, from the coding sequence ATGTCGAACGTGATGGGTGCCCTGTTGTGCGGCCTGGCCGGGGCGCTGCTCCTGTGGGCCGGTCTGCACGACGCCGCACGGGTGCGCCGACTGCGCCACCACGGGGTCCGCACCGTCGGCATGGTGGTCGACAACGTCCGGGTGCGCGACAGCGACAGCGGCCCCACATGGGCGCCGATCATCGCCTTCGCCGACCAGCACGGGTACCGCGTGGAGTTCACCCCGAGCATGCGCGGGTCCGGCATGGGCCTCGCGACCGGCCGCGAGGTCACCGTGGTCTACCTCCCCCACGACCCGCAGACGGCGCGTGTGTTCACCCGGCGCCACATGACCGGCCCGGTGGTGTTCGTGCTCGCCGGGGCCCTGGTGTTCCTGGGCATCGGCGCGGCGATCGCCGTGACGGGCTGA
- the mshB gene encoding N-acetyl-1-D-myo-inositol-2-amino-2-deoxy-alpha-D-glucopyranoside deacetylase, with product MTDLPGRRLLLVHAHPDDESINNGVTMARYAAEGAHVTLVTCTLGERGEVIPPELAHLSGAALGGHRRGELTAAMRALGVDDFRLLGGPGRFSDSGMTGLPDNDDPGCLWQADLDRAAGLLVEVIREVRPQVLVTYDPNGGYGHPDHIQAHRIAMRAVELAADAGCPVAKVYWNRVPRSHAEDAFARLRADLPGLPFERAAGVEDVPGVVEDERITTEIHGEGTAYAAAKAAAMRAHATQITVAEPYFVLSNDLAQPILTTEYYELVRGERAGDGPERDLFAGIEETP from the coding sequence ATGACGGATCTCCCCGGCCGGCGTCTGCTGCTGGTGCACGCGCACCCGGACGACGAGTCGATCAACAACGGCGTCACCATGGCCCGCTACGCCGCCGAAGGCGCCCACGTGACGCTGGTGACCTGCACCCTCGGTGAGCGGGGCGAGGTCATTCCGCCCGAGCTGGCCCACCTGTCCGGAGCCGCCCTGGGCGGCCACCGCAGGGGTGAGCTGACGGCCGCGATGCGGGCGCTCGGCGTCGACGACTTCCGGCTGCTCGGGGGGCCCGGCCGCTTCTCCGACTCCGGGATGACGGGCCTGCCCGACAACGACGACCCCGGCTGCCTGTGGCAGGCCGACCTCGACCGGGCCGCCGGACTGCTCGTCGAGGTGATCCGCGAGGTGCGTCCCCAGGTGCTGGTCACCTACGACCCGAACGGCGGCTACGGCCACCCCGACCACATCCAGGCCCACCGCATCGCCATGCGGGCGGTGGAGCTGGCCGCCGACGCCGGGTGCCCCGTCGCGAAGGTCTACTGGAACCGCGTACCGCGCTCCCACGCCGAGGACGCCTTCGCCCGGCTCCGCGCCGATCTGCCCGGCCTGCCGTTCGAGAGGGCGGCCGGCGTCGAGGACGTACCGGGCGTCGTCGAGGACGAGCGGATCACCACCGAGATCCACGGCGAGGGCACCGCGTACGCCGCCGCCAAGGCCGCCGCGATGCGCGCGCACGCCACCCAGATCACGGTCGCCGAGCCGTACTTCGTGCTCTCCAACGACCTGGCCCAGCCCATCCTCACCACCGAGTACTACGAACTGGTGCGCGGCGAGCGTGCCGGGGACGGGCCCGAGCGGGATCTGTTCGCGGGGATCGAGGAGACGCCGTGA